In Archocentrus centrarchus isolate MPI-CPG fArcCen1 chromosome 16, fArcCen1, whole genome shotgun sequence, a single window of DNA contains:
- the LOC115793889 gene encoding erythropoietin receptor-like produces the protein MKCWQLMFGLCCHSILAVTSSIKADGVICTTDLMKNITCVWNITAIPLGTFKSNYNLTFVGGTTASCPVVLMNDIYRCDCEVNNRNLIWADIDSYEIKLCNKSHCELLKSTFTLYKNIQLKPPPELVVQETAETINITFESRYAEHPYVTDLLDYEILLQTPQGNKTFPVRSPKTFGSIERKVLLNHAKYCLKARYLISLEEPGYEGTWSEWSKPICLENQEEQEAVLFILAKSLVPVCGAVGVLLFLYYSPAARMKIKTLSHTPSPAPFFQPLYQQHKGNLQEWLSPDGKFVLTGKADEIIISDAVTVVPKPITKDPEESQAFLNPPVIQLAFPQCPASYVGLPGMDKAPPTVAIVCPANSSYTQLPCSVWAVSTGEAEVVSSPPEDILEISCADSGCSFEDVTQSPECSLPSSPVDGIPSPCYCTDYCILNKTAEGVVPVLLSKENSVEVPAESQQEAET, from the exons ATGAAGTGCTGGCAGCTGATGTTCGGGCTTTGTTGCCACAGCATCCTCGCAGTGACCAGCAGCATCAAAG CTGATGGAGTTATTTGCACGACTGACTTGATGAAAAACATTACTTGTGTCTGGAATATCACTGCTATTCCTTTGGGAACGTTCAAAAGCAACTACAACCTGACTTTTGTGGGCGGAAC GACGGCGTCCTGTCCAGTTGTGTTGATGAACGACATTTATCGCTGTGACTGTGAAGTCAACAACAGAAACTTAATCTGGGCTGACATTGATTCATATGAAATTAAACTTTGTAATAAGTCTCACTGTGAGCTTTTAAAGTCTACATTTACTCTATATAAAAACA TTCAGCTGAAACCGCCTCCTGAGCTCGTGGTCCAAGAAACAGCAGAGACCATCAACATCACATTTGAAAGTCGCTATGCTGAGCATCCCTACGTTACAGATTTACTTGACTATGAAATCTTACTTCAGACACCGCAAGGCAACAAA ACTTTTCCTGTCAGATCGCCTAAGACGTTTGGATCTATTGAACGGAAAGTGCTGCTCAACCATGCTAAATATTGCCTTAAAGCAAGATATTTGATCAGTTTAGAAGAACCAGGTTATGAAGGAACTTGGAGCGAATGGAGTAAACCAATATGCTTGGAAAACCAAGAAG AACAGGAAGCTGTCTTATTCATCTTGGCCAAGTCTCTGGTCCCAGTATGTGGGGCTGTTGGAGTCCTGCTGTTTCTATACTACAGTCCAGCTGCGAG AATGAAGATAAAAACTCTGTCCCACACGCCGTCGCCGGCCCCTTTCTTTCAGCCTCTGTATCAGCAGCATAAAGGGAATCTTCAG GAATGGCTTTCACCTGACGGCAAATTTGTCCTAACGGGCAAAGCTGATGAGATCATCATAAGTGATGCTGTGACTGTTGTGCCAAAACCCATCACAAAGGACCCAGAAGAGAGCCAGGCCTTCCTAAACCCTCCAGTAATCCAACTGGCATTCCCTCAGTGCCCAGCCTCCTACGTTGGCCTGCCTGGGATGGATAAGGCTCCCCCCACAGTAGCTATTGTGTGTCCAGCTAACTCTTCCTACACTCAGCTCCCCTGCTCCGTCTGGGCAGTCAGCACTGGAGAAGCAGAGGTTGTCTCCTCTCCACCTGAAGATATCTTAGAGATCAGCTGTGCTGACTCTGGTTGCAGCTTCGAAGATGTGACACAAAGCCCAGAGTGCAGTTTACCAAGCAGCCCTGTTGATGGTATTCCATCACCGTGTTACTGTACTGATTACTGCATTCTCAACAAAACAGCTGAAGGTGTCGTTCCTGTGTTACTGTCTAAAGAGAACAGCGTAGAGGTTCCAGCTGAGTCCCAGCAGGAGGCTGAGACTTAA
- the LOC115794566 gene encoding uncharacterized protein LOC115794566 isoform X1 translates to MNLVKNRTLHPHLREEEALVVENAIRLAIDSVMNVLYGVNSAKTYEYERMVADRDKEIQRLECRLTEMERELQVLRRQGCTCGLLANEHSLGGSRSSGDRQKENQSGFDPGFVDAELTAGQQECEASLSLGLFARPPSHVSSHSHESALPSSPSRMLLDQSCTSRSSEVSAVTEAARNMPTPPSSLVVKEEPCDVDAVLIKWEMSEHQQRAGSPGRESPGVKKKLENGEGRTFREKPQAEPGGFIITEGEHMRNKKKSVPMCELPEEAQRLKRAAWRAASRRYYARKIARQQANPSQSGPFPHIINSQYSQPSSLVDKRRRTLISELPEESQTLQREAWRAASRRYYARKIARHQTETAPYRNLLENINPPGDSQGPNREGAHTNSGGIMCS, encoded by the exons atgaatttggTCAAAAACAGAACTTTGCACCCACATCTCCGCGAAGAGGAGGCTCTGGTGGTGGAAAACGCCATCCGACTAGCGATAGACTCGGTAATGAACGTTTTGTACGGCGTAAACAGCGCCAAGACTTACGAGTATGAGCGGATGGTGGCCGACAGGGACAAAGAGATCCAGCGGCTGGAGTGCAGGCTGACGGAGATGGAGCGGGAGCTGCAGGTGCTGCGCCGACAGGGATGCACCTGCGGGCTGTTAGCGAATGAGCATAGCCTCGGCGGGTCACGGAGCTCCGGTGACCGGCAGAAGGAGAATCAGAGCGGGTTTGACCCTGGCTTCGTTGACGCCGAGCTGACAGCGGGACAGCAGGAGTGTGAAGCGAGTTTATCCC TGGGTCTTTTTGCGAGACCCCCCTCACACGTTTCGTCCCACAGCCACGAGTCGGCTCTTCCATCTTCCCCCAGCAGGATGCTCCTGGACCAGTCCTGCACCTCCCGCTCCTCGGAGGTTTCAGCTGTAACGGAGGCAGCCAGAAATATGCCGACACCTCCCAGCAGCCTCGTGGTCAAAGAGGAGCCCTGTGACGTCGACGCAGTCCTAATCAAGTGGGAGATGAGTGAGCATCAGCAGAGGGCGGGCAGTCCGGGCAGAGAGAGCCCCGGTGTGAAAA AGAAACTGGAGAACGGGGAAGGAAGGACGTTCAGGGAGAAACCTCAAGCAGAGCCGGGTGGGTTTATAATCACTGAGGGAGAGCACATGAG GAACAAGAAGAAGAGCGTGCCGATGTGTGAGCTGCCAGAGGAGGCTCAGAGACTGAAGAGGGCAGCCTGGAGAGCAGCTTCTCGGCGATATTACGCTCGAAAGATCGCCCGCCAGCAGGCAAACCCATCACAATCCGGCCCCTTTCCCCACATCATAAACTCTCAGTATTCACAGCCCAGCTCTTTGGTGGATAAGAGGAGGAGGACGCTAATATCAGAGCTACCTGAAGAGTCTCAGACACTGCAGAGGGAGGCGTGGAGAGCCGCGTCCAGGAGGTACTACGCTCGAAAAATCGCTCGGCACCAGACGGAGACGGCGCCGTACAGAAACCTGCTGGAGAACATAAATCCACCTGGAGACTCGCAGGGACCCAACAGAGAAGGAGCTCACACGAACAGTGGGGGCATCATGTGCAGCTGA
- the LOC115793887 gene encoding uncharacterized protein LOC115793887, translating to MSNSSPDIWGLSESEALAIENATGAAAAGVREDGGGQGHGDCSPSEGAATPAQISPRSRDTAEAFPRQRAHTETREGAAAGLPSPVKEEPTDLETVIKWEVCEGGLLDRQEGQHGAEYLRAEKAILLEVLVSLETIKQQNSTVLKILQTGNSSGALLCEPPDVETLPLPLQSVQELRSSEQRLCTEPEPKGKMISYLGPSGGKTTKESVWRIMAKLFTNTLAKNINWRGRNKKQKIENQTIKRVILNAVRQNAFCKDAVDEEMERYIKRWLQLAGDRDGGRKRRQEKEKEATSMGNCCVDEMFTGATE from the exons ATGAGTAATAGCAGCCCCGACATCTGGGGTTTGTCCGAATCAGAGGCTCTGGCCATCGAAAATGCCACCGGGGCAGCT GCTGCAGGAGTACGAGAGGATGGTGGCGGACAGGGACACGGAGACTGCAGTCCAA GTGAAGGTGCAGCTACTCCTGCACAAATTTCCCCCAGAAGCCGTGACACAGCGGAGGCTTTTCCCCGCCAGCGCGCCCACACTGAGACACGTGAAGGCGCAGCTGCAGGTCTGCCCTCACCTGTCAAAGAGGAGCCCACTGACCTGGAGACGGTCATCAAATGGGAGGTGTGTGAGGGCGGTTTGCTGGACCGGCAGGAAGGTCAGCATGGAGCCGAATACCTGCGTGCAGAAAAAG caATACTTCTGGAGGTTCTTGTTTCACTGGAGACCATCAAACAGCAAAACTCCACTGTGCTAAAAATACTGCAGACAGGAAATTCATCTGGAGCGCTGCTGTGTGAACCTCCAGATGTGGAGACGCTTCCTCTGCCGCTGCAGTCGGTACAGGAGCTACGGAGCTCGGAGCAGCGACTCTGCACTGAGCCAGAGCCGAAGGGAAAAATG ATCTCCTACCTCGGCCCGTCTGGAGGTAAGACGACCAAAGAGAGCGTATGGAGGATAATGGCGAAGCTTTTTACCAACACTTTGGCCAAAAACATCAACTGGAGGGGAAGAAATAAGAAGCAGAAGATCGAGAACCAAACCATCAAGAGAGTCATCCTCA ACGCAGTCAGGCAGAACGCCTTCTGTAAGGACGCAGTGGACGAGGAGATGGAGAGGTATATAAAGCGTTGGCTGCAGCTGGCAGGAGACCgagatggaggaagaaaaagaagacaggaaaaagagaaggaagCCACCAGCATGGGGAACTGCTGTGTGGATGAGATGTTTACTGGTGCGACAGAGTAG
- the LOC115794566 gene encoding uncharacterized protein LOC115794566 isoform X2, with amino-acid sequence MNLVKNRTLHPHLREEEALVVENAIRLAIDSVMNVLYGVNSAKTYEYERMVADRDKEIQRLECRLTEMERELQVLRRQGCTCGLLANEHSLGGSRSSGDRQKENQSGFDPGFVDAELTAGQQECEASLSLGLFARPPSHVSSHSHESALPSSPSRMLLDQSCTSRSSEVSAVTEAARNMPTPPSSLVVKEEPCDVDAVLIKWEMKKLENGEGRTFREKPQAEPGGFIITEGEHMRNKKKSVPMCELPEEAQRLKRAAWRAASRRYYARKIARQQANPSQSGPFPHIINSQYSQPSSLVDKRRRTLISELPEESQTLQREAWRAASRRYYARKIARHQTETAPYRNLLENINPPGDSQGPNREGAHTNSGGIMCS; translated from the exons atgaatttggTCAAAAACAGAACTTTGCACCCACATCTCCGCGAAGAGGAGGCTCTGGTGGTGGAAAACGCCATCCGACTAGCGATAGACTCGGTAATGAACGTTTTGTACGGCGTAAACAGCGCCAAGACTTACGAGTATGAGCGGATGGTGGCCGACAGGGACAAAGAGATCCAGCGGCTGGAGTGCAGGCTGACGGAGATGGAGCGGGAGCTGCAGGTGCTGCGCCGACAGGGATGCACCTGCGGGCTGTTAGCGAATGAGCATAGCCTCGGCGGGTCACGGAGCTCCGGTGACCGGCAGAAGGAGAATCAGAGCGGGTTTGACCCTGGCTTCGTTGACGCCGAGCTGACAGCGGGACAGCAGGAGTGTGAAGCGAGTTTATCCC TGGGTCTTTTTGCGAGACCCCCCTCACACGTTTCGTCCCACAGCCACGAGTCGGCTCTTCCATCTTCCCCCAGCAGGATGCTCCTGGACCAGTCCTGCACCTCCCGCTCCTCGGAGGTTTCAGCTGTAACGGAGGCAGCCAGAAATATGCCGACACCTCCCAGCAGCCTCGTGGTCAAAGAGGAGCCCTGTGACGTCGACGCAGTCCTAATCAAGTGGGAGATGA AGAAACTGGAGAACGGGGAAGGAAGGACGTTCAGGGAGAAACCTCAAGCAGAGCCGGGTGGGTTTATAATCACTGAGGGAGAGCACATGAG GAACAAGAAGAAGAGCGTGCCGATGTGTGAGCTGCCAGAGGAGGCTCAGAGACTGAAGAGGGCAGCCTGGAGAGCAGCTTCTCGGCGATATTACGCTCGAAAGATCGCCCGCCAGCAGGCAAACCCATCACAATCCGGCCCCTTTCCCCACATCATAAACTCTCAGTATTCACAGCCCAGCTCTTTGGTGGATAAGAGGAGGAGGACGCTAATATCAGAGCTACCTGAAGAGTCTCAGACACTGCAGAGGGAGGCGTGGAGAGCCGCGTCCAGGAGGTACTACGCTCGAAAAATCGCTCGGCACCAGACGGAGACGGCGCCGTACAGAAACCTGCTGGAGAACATAAATCCACCTGGAGACTCGCAGGGACCCAACAGAGAAGGAGCTCACACGAACAGTGGGGGCATCATGTGCAGCTGA